One segment of Acidianus sp. HS-5 DNA contains the following:
- the cysS gene encoding cysteine--tRNA ligase: MIRVFNTLGRKFEDFSPVENGIVKMYVCGPTVYDYVHIGHGRTFVAYDAMVRYLRLKGYNVIRIQNITDIDDKIINRAKETGKPWDEIVDYYSKDYLENLSSLKVKIDLHPRVSQHIKEIINFVQGLIDKGHAYVTQSGSVYFDVDTYPNYGELSNTRKDQWNQGEEFVKEKRHPYDFALWKAWKPGEPYWESPWGKGRPGWHIECSTMSTRYLGEQFDIHGGGMDLIFPHHENERAQTESLTEKPWVKYWMHVAFLNIRGEKMSKSLGNIITLKEAIKKYSADVLRYWYLSSHYRSPIDFSDENLEQSKVSLQRLKDAVAVLKDILKEGPKSYSRDDDIGVQKEIIQKIMEFDYAMSSDFDTATALKKIHDISNIVFSKLQSSRDFLGASIALDGFRIFNEIYGVMDEEMGLAYERIYEVIDGMIEIRNLLRQKKMYDLSDQIRSILESHGIKVLDTKDKSTWRFQ, from the coding sequence GTGATAAGAGTATTCAATACTTTAGGACGAAAGTTTGAGGATTTTTCTCCGGTAGAGAACGGAATAGTTAAAATGTACGTTTGCGGACCTACAGTCTACGATTACGTCCATATAGGCCATGGAAGAACTTTCGTAGCTTATGATGCAATGGTCAGGTACTTGAGACTCAAAGGTTATAATGTAATAAGAATTCAAAATATTACTGACATAGACGACAAAATTATTAATAGAGCTAAAGAGACTGGAAAGCCTTGGGACGAAATTGTTGACTACTACTCAAAGGATTATTTAGAAAATCTATCTTCATTAAAGGTTAAAATTGATTTACATCCCAGGGTAAGCCAACATATAAAGGAAATTATTAACTTCGTTCAAGGATTAATAGATAAAGGCCACGCGTATGTAACTCAAAGCGGTAGTGTATATTTTGATGTCGACACTTATCCTAATTATGGAGAATTGTCTAACACCAGAAAAGATCAATGGAACCAAGGAGAGGAATTTGTTAAAGAAAAAAGACATCCCTACGATTTTGCTCTATGGAAGGCTTGGAAACCGGGAGAACCTTATTGGGAATCTCCCTGGGGTAAGGGAAGACCAGGATGGCATATAGAATGCTCTACAATGTCAACCAGATATCTTGGCGAGCAATTCGATATACATGGCGGAGGAATGGATTTAATATTCCCTCATCATGAAAACGAGAGAGCACAGACTGAATCGTTAACTGAAAAACCGTGGGTAAAGTACTGGATGCACGTAGCTTTCTTAAACATCAGAGGAGAAAAGATGAGTAAATCCTTAGGAAACATAATAACTCTGAAGGAGGCAATAAAGAAATATAGTGCTGATGTACTGAGGTATTGGTATTTATCATCCCATTATAGATCACCTATTGATTTCAGCGACGAGAATTTAGAACAAAGTAAAGTTTCACTACAGAGGTTAAAGGATGCGGTTGCAGTCTTAAAGGACATACTTAAGGAAGGCCCTAAGAGTTACTCAAGAGATGATGATATTGGTGTACAGAAAGAAATTATACAGAAAATTATGGAGTTTGACTACGCAATGAGTAGTGACTTCGATACTGCAACAGCATTGAAGAAAATCCATGATATATCAAACATTGTTTTTTCAAAGTTACAGAGTAGTAGAGATTTCTTGGGCGCTTCTATAGCGTTAGATGGATTTAGGATATTCAATGAAATATACGGAGTAATGGATGAAGAAATGGGATTAGCCTATGAAAGGATTTATGAAGTCATTGACGGAATGATAGAAATAAGAAACTTATTGAGACAAAAGAAAATGTATGATTTATCAGATCAAATAAGGAGCATATTAGAGTCTCATGGGATAAAAGTTCTTGATACTAAAGATAAGTCTACTTGGAGGTTTCAGTAA
- a CDS encoding FAD-dependent oxidoreductase: MDKVVVLGGGAAGMSASSRVRKLNPNAEITVFEETKMVSHAPCGVPYFVEGLFNDENLFMTYTPSFFIDKRKIDVKINEKVEEIDLSSRIVKVNEEGTKKNVEFDYLIITLGSKPRKINAEGDRIFYAHHPANAVELRKALWGLNKIAIIGGGILGVEMAEALSNIGKKVVLIHRGNYILNKMLDEDMGKVITSSMDVELRLNESLEEVRESGRLVVTDKGKYEVDGTLVAIGVEPNVDLVKDQVKLGETRAVWVDSHMRTSVRNVYAAGDVAETIHMVTKRPIWMPFAPVANKMGFVAGNNIAGKEMEFPGVVGTMITKYKDYFIAKTGISEAEAKHYGIKVYSAMIKSKTRARYYPGGKDIYVKLIAEEGSNRIVGGQIIGGEEVLGRIDMLAAIIMKGFTVEETFFVEMGYLPAIATVWDPVIIATRQLMKAE, from the coding sequence ATGGACAAAGTAGTAGTCTTAGGCGGCGGAGCCGCAGGGATGAGTGCATCTTCTAGAGTTAGGAAACTAAATCCTAATGCAGAAATTACTGTCTTTGAAGAAACTAAAATGGTTAGCCATGCACCATGTGGAGTTCCTTATTTTGTTGAAGGGTTATTTAATGATGAAAATCTATTTATGACCTATACGCCTTCTTTTTTTATAGATAAGAGGAAAATAGACGTTAAAATAAATGAGAAAGTTGAAGAGATAGATCTATCCTCAAGGATCGTAAAAGTTAACGAGGAAGGAACTAAGAAGAACGTTGAGTTCGATTATTTAATTATTACTTTGGGTTCAAAACCAAGGAAAATTAACGCTGAAGGAGATAGGATATTTTATGCGCATCATCCAGCAAATGCAGTAGAGTTAAGGAAAGCGCTCTGGGGGTTAAATAAAATAGCGATCATAGGAGGAGGAATATTAGGAGTAGAAATGGCTGAAGCTCTTTCTAACATAGGAAAGAAAGTAGTGCTCATTCATAGAGGAAATTACATCCTTAATAAAATGCTTGATGAAGATATGGGGAAAGTAATTACTTCCAGCATGGATGTAGAGCTTAGATTGAACGAAAGTTTAGAAGAGGTAAGAGAAAGTGGGAGATTAGTCGTAACGGATAAAGGAAAGTATGAGGTCGACGGAACTTTAGTTGCAATAGGCGTAGAGCCTAATGTGGATTTAGTAAAAGATCAAGTTAAGTTAGGAGAAACTAGGGCAGTATGGGTAGATTCCCACATGAGGACTAGCGTTAGAAACGTTTATGCTGCAGGAGACGTCGCAGAGACTATTCACATGGTTACTAAAAGACCCATTTGGATGCCATTTGCTCCAGTTGCTAATAAGATGGGATTCGTTGCAGGAAATAATATAGCTGGAAAGGAAATGGAGTTTCCTGGAGTAGTAGGGACAATGATAACTAAATATAAGGATTACTTTATAGCAAAAACGGGAATTTCAGAGGCAGAGGCAAAACATTACGGTATTAAAGTTTATTCTGCAATGATAAAGTCTAAGACCAGGGCTAGGTATTATCCTGGAGGAAAAGATATTTACGTAAAATTGATTGCAGAAGAAGGTAGTAATAGGATTGTAGGAGGCCAAATAATAGGAGGGGAGGAAGTTTTAGGAAGGATAGATATGTTGGCAGCAATTATAATGAAAGGATTTACTGTAGAGGAGACATTCTTCGTAGAGATGGGATACTTGCCTGCAATAGCTACTGTATGGGATCCAGTAATAATAGCTACTAGGCAATTGATGAAGGCTGAATAG
- a CDS encoding hotdog domain-containing protein, with the protein MKLSETKIRTQNIVHYEQTNFMGRLHGGDMLKFLVDAGMLSAIKVAKSTSVIASLDNVVFKKGANLGDIIEVEAYVAYVGNTSMEVEMSARKGDEKIVTATGVYVKIDDNFKPQRVGEIIDYENEEEKEIIETAMKRKKERLRKTRNNQDQTKGLKFRLTNTVYISPDLTYDGKIISAGKLLKMMDDLGGSLALKFIGYKGYDKYSDTVVTVAVSNMSFCSPIKLGDIIEINAGLSYVGRTSLEVLINVLKNGNEKVTEAYFSYVRVDNEGKPKEMPKYYPETEVEKKLWQDAIKRRNLQVKEKNL; encoded by the coding sequence TTGAAACTCTCAGAAACTAAGATAAGAACGCAGAATATTGTTCATTATGAGCAAACAAATTTTATGGGAAGACTTCACGGAGGAGATATGCTAAAATTCCTTGTAGATGCAGGAATGCTCTCTGCAATAAAAGTTGCTAAATCCACAAGCGTTATTGCCTCACTAGATAATGTCGTATTTAAAAAAGGAGCAAACCTAGGAGATATAATCGAGGTAGAAGCCTATGTTGCATATGTAGGAAACACTTCAATGGAAGTTGAAATGTCTGCGCGTAAAGGAGATGAGAAAATAGTTACTGCTACTGGAGTTTATGTTAAGATAGATGATAATTTTAAGCCTCAAAGAGTAGGGGAAATAATTGATTATGAAAACGAGGAGGAGAAAGAAATAATCGAAACAGCAATGAAAAGAAAGAAGGAAAGATTAAGAAAGACTAGAAATAACCAAGACCAGACAAAGGGATTAAAGTTCAGGTTGACTAATACAGTGTATATTTCTCCTGATTTAACTTACGATGGAAAAATAATTTCTGCAGGAAAGCTTCTTAAAATGATGGATGATCTAGGAGGATCCTTAGCTTTAAAGTTCATAGGCTATAAGGGCTATGATAAATACTCGGACACTGTAGTCACTGTTGCAGTATCTAACATGAGTTTTTGCTCTCCAATAAAGTTAGGGGATATAATAGAGATTAACGCTGGATTATCGTATGTAGGCAGGACTTCTCTCGAAGTCTTAATTAACGTTCTTAAGAATGGCAATGAGAAAGTTACCGAAGCATATTTCTCCTACGTAAGAGTTGACAACGAAGGTAAACCGAAGGAGATGCCTAAGTATTATCCAGAGACTGAGGTAGAGAAGAAACTTTGGCAAGATGCTATAAAAAGGAGGAATTTACAAGTTAAAGAGAAAAATCTTTAA
- a CDS encoding NUDIX hydrolase, protein MERPLIAVGGVILSDKKVLLVQRSKPPNKGAWAIPGGKVEYGETLKEALRREMKEELDVDVNPEDLIGVIEIIKEGFHYVILDFLCEIKHGKIKAGSDALDAKFFSLEEMSKIAVSPTTIEMMKKYFEGERIPLFITETSK, encoded by the coding sequence ATGGAAAGACCTCTTATAGCAGTAGGTGGAGTTATTCTTTCAGATAAAAAGGTACTGTTAGTTCAAAGAAGTAAACCTCCTAACAAAGGAGCTTGGGCTATTCCAGGAGGAAAAGTAGAATACGGAGAAACATTAAAGGAAGCGTTAAGGAGAGAAATGAAGGAAGAATTAGACGTTGATGTTAATCCAGAAGACCTAATAGGAGTAATTGAAATAATAAAGGAAGGTTTTCACTACGTGATTCTAGATTTCCTTTGCGAAATAAAGCACGGTAAAATTAAGGCAGGGTCAGACGCCCTGGACGCTAAATTCTTCTCTCTAGAAGAAATGAGCAAAATTGCTGTCTCTCCAACTACTATAGAAATGATGAAGAAATATTTTGAAGGAGAAAGAATTCCGCTATTTATTACTGAAACCTCCAAGTAG
- a CDS encoding acyl-CoA dehydrogenase: MFELSKELEEYRNKVRDYTQKVVKDYAKTMDETNDGGDKIVKDFGEMDLLGMKIPTNYGGLGLGEIAFAIATEELGTESGGASHSLHTQLNALQLLVSVGGDSAKDWIEKGIKAKEIYAVALTEPAAGSDLGALQTNAKPDGDELVLNGEKIFTSAASFSSKMVVLARTSGNPGDKTGISLLLIDSKLPGIEIHKLDLMGIRGAGVSYVKFNNVRIPKDSIIGKEGDAFKGAIKALMISRNGYAGIAVGIARGAVEEAINRAASRKQFGKALIEQEWIGFNLADAYIKVEAARLLTWRAASLLDEGVEALTEASMAKYFAAVTAAETTRTALHIFGGHGLNRGSKVERLYRDAKIMEIAEGTNEMQLLAVSRSFQHKK; encoded by the coding sequence ATGTTTGAACTTTCAAAAGAATTGGAAGAATATAGAAATAAAGTAAGAGATTATACACAAAAAGTTGTAAAGGATTACGCTAAGACCATGGATGAAACAAACGACGGAGGAGATAAGATAGTCAAGGACTTCGGAGAAATGGACTTACTAGGAATGAAAATACCAACAAATTACGGAGGTTTAGGTTTAGGAGAAATAGCTTTTGCCATAGCAACAGAAGAGTTAGGGACGGAAAGCGGAGGAGCTTCTCACAGCCTTCATACTCAACTTAACGCACTTCAGTTACTTGTCTCAGTTGGAGGAGATTCCGCAAAAGATTGGATAGAAAAAGGTATAAAAGCTAAGGAAATTTACGCAGTAGCCTTAACTGAACCTGCAGCAGGATCAGATTTAGGAGCATTACAGACTAATGCGAAACCTGACGGAGATGAGCTAGTACTCAATGGGGAGAAAATCTTCACGAGTGCAGCGTCGTTCTCTAGTAAAATGGTCGTTCTAGCAAGAACTAGCGGTAACCCCGGAGATAAGACTGGGATATCCCTTCTTCTGATAGACTCCAAACTGCCAGGAATAGAAATTCATAAACTGGATTTGATGGGTATTAGAGGGGCAGGAGTATCATACGTTAAATTCAACAATGTAAGGATTCCAAAGGACTCTATAATAGGCAAAGAGGGAGATGCGTTTAAAGGAGCAATAAAAGCGTTAATGATAAGTAGGAACGGTTACGCTGGAATTGCAGTAGGAATTGCAAGAGGTGCAGTAGAAGAAGCTATTAATAGAGCTGCATCTAGAAAGCAGTTCGGAAAGGCATTAATAGAGCAGGAATGGATAGGCTTCAATTTAGCTGATGCTTACATAAAGGTTGAAGCTGCAAGACTCTTAACTTGGAGAGCAGCTTCTCTCTTAGATGAAGGAGTTGAGGCATTAACTGAAGCGTCTATGGCAAAGTATTTTGCTGCAGTTACCGCAGCTGAAACAACTAGAACAGCGTTACACATATTCGGAGGCCACGGATTAAATAGAGGTTCAAAAGTTGAGAGACTCTATAGAGATGCTAAAATAATGGAGATCGCTGAAGGTACCAATGAAATGCAGTTACTTGCAGTATCAAGGAGCTTCCAACACAAGAAATAA
- a CDS encoding bifunctional phosphoglucose/phosphomannose isomerase, with translation MLENYLKWDSLFDQAIKEAKEIEFEIKTDRVVFTGMGGSYIPGKIAEILDYNVDYRAITGIPRKLDDNTTLIAMSYSGTTSETIQAVKEGLDKGSKIVVISSNGELQKIAEEHKEKIYFIKVKGLSQTRYSFPVLITSLLKILSSVAADKINLNELREGIIENKEKYKDKGKVLSNKIIGKIPVFYASTYFPIAIRFKQEINENAKSPAFYGEIPEVNHNEVESYTRGKDLLLPIVIGNESIDEVTAGVLNAERIIPPSTEKLKNISSLVLLAGLTSIYLADTLKENPEKLTIIPKCRERTSVIFKG, from the coding sequence ATGCTTGAAAATTATCTAAAATGGGATTCACTCTTTGATCAGGCTATAAAAGAAGCTAAAGAAATAGAATTCGAAATAAAAACTGACCGAGTAGTATTTACAGGAATGGGAGGGAGTTATATACCGGGAAAAATAGCCGAAATATTGGATTATAATGTAGATTATAGGGCTATAACTGGAATTCCAAGGAAGCTGGACGACAACACAACATTAATAGCAATGAGTTACTCAGGTACTACGAGCGAAACTATTCAGGCTGTTAAAGAAGGACTGGATAAAGGATCTAAAATAGTAGTAATATCCTCTAACGGTGAGTTGCAGAAGATCGCTGAAGAGCATAAGGAAAAAATATATTTTATCAAAGTTAAAGGACTTTCACAGACTAGATATTCTTTTCCAGTACTTATAACTTCTTTACTTAAAATTCTGTCTAGCGTTGCAGCTGATAAGATAAATTTGAACGAATTGAGAGAAGGTATAATAGAAAACAAGGAGAAGTACAAGGACAAAGGAAAAGTACTTTCCAATAAGATAATAGGTAAAATTCCAGTATTTTATGCTTCAACTTACTTCCCAATAGCGATAAGGTTTAAGCAGGAGATTAACGAGAATGCAAAGTCTCCCGCATTTTACGGTGAAATTCCGGAAGTTAACCATAACGAAGTTGAAAGCTACACAAGGGGAAAGGACTTACTTTTACCTATAGTAATCGGTAACGAAAGCATAGATGAGGTAACTGCAGGAGTCCTTAATGCTGAAAGGATAATTCCCCCCTCTACGGAAAAACTGAAGAATATTTCTTCATTAGTATTGTTAGCAGGACTAACTTCAATTTATTTAGCTGATACTCTAAAAGAGAATCCTGAGAAATTAACCATTATTCCTAAGTGCAGAGAACGTACATCTGTTATATTTAAAGGATAG
- a CDS encoding ATP-binding protein: MTSDELINNIKDRVDKAKALAITLGNIIGKVSPNSPNKIDEENYTVNVIIDPYTYYKYPFLGRIGVFLGTVDIKTLYFILLRVIGYERSDVKSFLFDNNNFVSNVEEETPGTLINNVTLKCEMLTKVDILSSSEPSPADVVIEPQSPVVLPNADLIERSLSLNRGLLKIGTLDYLDLDVKVSLSLDDLNYHALIIGTTGAGKTSFIKDLISGLYVLGEEGTKVFILDATGDYYHVFLPPDFTDKGVKQGIDEFEKLYGKLNKMETDVIFPVTKTWIRKYARSGKVESITSAYHDLYVKPLLQYLDIKGLKVYSSVVGNQIILSNSQWNSKITLHPFFFKYKDVRKILYKLNPYFSEQASHFLKIFSSSKEAKECQTLEELIDILDDSEFDKFKLHKSTRENILRGLYLLRETELFDLKAQRDLLVSVTKNSGSLIIFDTYNGELDDLSQKILTYYFLDRLFAFRERQMREGNIKGRFLIIIDEAHRFFPSSKGGEEDTNYVKRVAGKIATMMRLGRRRKIGFIFSTHNPSDLSDIIVQLANTKFIFRINKEIAEQLGLTPTEAKILSWERNGIAYLVSPWLRQGKVKIKVPVPPPIGHYDLSKT; encoded by the coding sequence TTGACCAGTGACGAGTTAATTAACAACATTAAAGATAGAGTTGATAAAGCTAAGGCTTTGGCAATAACTTTAGGCAATATCATAGGAAAAGTATCTCCAAATTCCCCAAATAAGATAGACGAAGAGAATTACACAGTCAACGTAATTATTGATCCTTATACTTATTATAAATATCCATTTTTAGGAAGGATAGGAGTATTTCTCGGGACAGTAGATATAAAGACCCTTTATTTCATTTTATTGAGAGTAATAGGGTACGAAAGAAGTGATGTAAAGTCGTTTCTCTTTGATAATAATAATTTTGTAAGTAATGTTGAGGAGGAAACTCCAGGAACTTTGATAAATAATGTTACGCTTAAATGTGAAATGCTCACAAAAGTCGATATACTTTCGTCGTCAGAACCTTCTCCTGCAGATGTTGTAATAGAACCTCAATCTCCAGTAGTCCTACCCAATGCTGATTTAATAGAGAGATCTTTAAGCCTAAATAGAGGATTACTAAAGATAGGTACTTTGGATTATTTAGACTTAGACGTGAAAGTCAGCCTAAGCCTGGACGATTTAAATTATCATGCATTGATCATTGGAACTACTGGAGCAGGAAAGACTTCCTTCATTAAAGACCTAATCTCCGGTTTATACGTATTAGGTGAAGAAGGAACTAAAGTATTTATATTAGACGCGACGGGAGACTATTACCATGTTTTCCTTCCTCCGGATTTTACAGATAAAGGAGTAAAGCAAGGCATTGACGAATTTGAGAAATTATATGGCAAGCTGAATAAAATGGAAACAGACGTAATATTTCCAGTAACCAAAACTTGGATTAGAAAATATGCCAGATCAGGAAAAGTGGAATCTATTACTTCCGCTTACCACGATCTTTACGTTAAGCCATTATTACAATATCTTGATATTAAGGGGCTAAAAGTTTACTCCTCAGTAGTAGGTAATCAAATAATTTTATCCAATAGCCAGTGGAATTCTAAGATAACTCTTCATCCATTCTTCTTTAAATATAAGGACGTTAGGAAAATATTGTATAAACTTAATCCTTATTTTAGTGAGCAAGCTTCCCATTTCCTTAAAATATTCTCATCAAGTAAAGAAGCTAAAGAATGTCAAACTTTGGAGGAATTGATAGACATTCTAGACGACTCCGAATTTGATAAGTTCAAACTACATAAGAGTACTAGAGAGAACATCTTAAGGGGTCTGTATTTACTTAGGGAAACTGAATTATTTGATTTAAAGGCTCAAAGAGATCTCTTGGTAAGTGTCACTAAAAACTCTGGTAGTTTAATAATCTTTGATACATATAATGGAGAGCTTGATGACCTTTCTCAGAAGATATTAACTTACTATTTCCTTGATAGATTATTTGCCTTTAGGGAAAGACAAATGAGAGAAGGGAACATTAAGGGAAGATTTCTTATAATAATAGACGAAGCTCACAGATTTTTCCCTTCAAGTAAAGGCGGAGAAGAGGATACAAATTATGTTAAAAGGGTTGCAGGAAAAATAGCTACAATGATGAGGTTAGGAAGAAGGAGAAAAATAGGCTTTATATTTTCAACTCATAACCCTTCAGATCTTAGCGATATAATAGTTCAGCTAGCCAACACAAAATTTATCTTTCGTATAAATAAGGAAATTGCAGAACAGCTAGGTTTAACTCCTACCGAGGCTAAAATACTCAGCTGGGAGAGGAATGGTATTGCTTATTTAGTTTCTCCATGGCTTAGGCAGGGGAAGGTAAAAATTAAAGTTCCTGTTCCACCTCCTATAGGACATTATGATTTATCGAAGACGTGA
- a CDS encoding DNA double-strand break repair nuclease NurA codes for MEILNSVVVKYVSKYLTITSLDDYRDNESPSTFEGEDVFFEVHPSRTDQEFYAVDGSSRSFVSGKGIISVSAVALSSSSIPIYGVYPSLDGEKELELKEPFIAVASSVHENSKIDPYLYFGPYVSPISITGDPFYSSEGFEVIEGEIRSVLETKALKIVKGKGKVIVDGPLFPSYLYLTSKFKEKILEERKNVIDKDFLGIVKRLDKSRSLIDSIDNKTRSTIYQKYRIDPKIFLSDESFILHLVRFNYSPPYKILALGPFSKKICEKINVYMYYLVVPFHPYVSKFSILRIESLSKDPSILGIIASMGITKDGIPPLLALADFKAKKISLALYRYIVSIVERLGIQASFYSRLSGEVA; via the coding sequence ATGGAAATACTCAACAGCGTTGTTGTAAAATATGTTTCGAAATATTTAACAATTACATCACTTGATGACTACCGAGATAATGAAAGCCCTTCTACTTTCGAAGGTGAAGATGTATTCTTTGAAGTTCATCCTTCTCGAACAGATCAAGAGTTCTATGCAGTAGATGGAAGTAGTAGGAGCTTTGTTTCTGGAAAAGGTATAATAAGTGTATCAGCAGTTGCTCTCTCCTCTTCCTCAATTCCTATCTACGGTGTTTATCCTTCTTTAGATGGGGAAAAAGAGTTAGAACTAAAAGAGCCCTTTATTGCCGTGGCCTCTTCTGTTCATGAAAATTCTAAAATAGACCCTTACCTTTATTTCGGACCTTACGTCTCTCCTATTTCCATAACTGGAGATCCCTTTTACTCAAGTGAAGGGTTTGAAGTGATAGAAGGAGAAATAAGGTCGGTATTAGAGACTAAGGCCTTAAAAATAGTCAAAGGTAAGGGAAAAGTAATAGTTGATGGCCCTCTTTTTCCTTCCTATTTATATTTAACGTCAAAATTTAAGGAAAAAATTTTGGAAGAAAGAAAAAATGTAATAGATAAGGACTTTTTAGGTATAGTAAAGAGGTTGGACAAATCCAGAAGTTTAATAGATTCAATAGATAATAAAACAAGATCTACCATTTATCAGAAATATAGGATTGATCCTAAAATATTTCTTTCTGACGAGTCTTTTATACTTCACTTGGTTAGGTTTAATTACTCTCCTCCTTACAAGATTCTAGCCTTAGGTCCTTTTTCAAAGAAAATATGTGAAAAAATAAATGTTTATATGTATTATTTGGTAGTTCCTTTTCACCCTTACGTATCGAAGTTTTCGATATTAAGAATAGAGTCATTATCCAAAGATCCATCAATTTTAGGGATTATAGCATCAATGGGAATAACTAAGGACGGGATTCCTCCTTTACTTGCACTGGCTGACTTTAAAGCAAAGAAGATCAGCTTAGCCCTTTATAGATATATTGTATCAATAGTAGAAAGGCTTGGAATTCAAGCAAGTTTTTACAGCAGGCTTTCAGGTGAGGTTGCTTGA
- a CDS encoding SLC13 family permease, translating to MNYLSLVVMLVTYSLIATRGITKIPPWASMFFGGVLMILFGVLTPEKALSAVNLDVILFLITIFTFASALEVSGFLKYLAYAIISKFKEPDKVLFSVLVTSGLLSNLVTNDGLSASWTPVILEIKKEMKVDEKPFLYALAFGVTIGSVMFPTGNPQNLLIALDSGIKDPFLKFIEYLTIPTLLNLVLTYPVLKIIFRKYLPNLRINPDKIEIENKRLAYSSFVLLLITVVSFFTLSYLGIDILLGSLTTSSILLLISSERRDIIRRVDWSTIIFFIGLFIFTEGIFCGGVISAMAKFLPPPTSVLLIFISSILLSQILSNVPLVAIYIPIMFEYHSTSIADWLALAAGSTIAGNLTLIGAASNIIISEASENRGGKGFGFFEFIIYSLPVLLLNSIILYLFLVLEAP from the coding sequence ATGAATTATTTATCCTTGGTAGTAATGCTTGTTACGTATTCTTTAATAGCCACTCGAGGAATTACTAAGATACCTCCTTGGGCTTCAATGTTTTTTGGGGGAGTATTAATGATCCTCTTTGGAGTATTAACTCCAGAAAAGGCTCTATCTGCAGTTAATCTAGATGTTATTCTCTTCTTAATAACAATTTTCACCTTCGCCTCAGCTTTAGAAGTTTCAGGCTTCCTTAAATACTTAGCTTACGCAATAATTTCAAAATTTAAAGAGCCAGATAAAGTACTCTTTAGCGTTTTAGTTACTTCCGGATTGCTCTCAAATTTAGTTACTAACGATGGACTGTCCGCAAGCTGGACTCCAGTAATTTTGGAAATAAAAAAAGAAATGAAAGTTGATGAAAAACCTTTCCTTTACGCTCTAGCTTTTGGAGTTACAATAGGTAGCGTAATGTTTCCTACGGGTAATCCTCAAAACCTGTTGATAGCCCTAGATTCGGGAATAAAGGATCCTTTCCTAAAGTTTATAGAATACTTGACAATACCTACTTTACTTAACCTGGTCTTAACTTATCCTGTTTTGAAGATAATATTCAGAAAATACTTGCCTAACTTGAGAATTAATCCAGACAAAATAGAGATAGAGAACAAGAGGTTAGCTTATTCGTCCTTTGTACTTTTACTTATAACTGTAGTATCTTTTTTCACGCTTAGTTATTTAGGTATAGATATACTCTTGGGCTCTTTAACGACTTCCTCAATTTTACTTTTAATATCTTCTGAGAGAAGAGATATTATAAGAAGAGTAGATTGGAGTACTATAATTTTCTTCATAGGTCTATTTATATTTACAGAAGGGATATTTTGCGGCGGAGTGATCTCTGCAATGGCAAAATTCTTACCACCACCTACTTCGGTTCTTCTAATATTCATTTCTTCAATTCTTCTGAGCCAAATTTTATCAAACGTTCCGCTCGTCGCAATTTATATTCCCATAATGTTTGAATATCATTCTACATCAATTGCAGACTGGTTAGCTTTAGCAGCAGGAAGTACAATAGCCGGAAACCTTACGCTAATAGGAGCAGCAAGTAATATAATAATTTCGGAGGCATCAGAAAATAGGGGAGGAAAAGGATTCGGATTTTTTGAATTTATAATATATTCCCTACCGGTCTTACTGCTGAATTCTATTATTCTTTATTTATTTCTTGTGTTGGAAGCTCCTTGA